In one window of Chryseobacterium phocaeense DNA:
- a CDS encoding PLP-dependent cysteine synthase family protein, which translates to MSNVYDNILGLIGNTPMVKLNTVTKDIPATVYAKLESYNPGHSTKDRIALHIIENAEKKGLLKEDSVVVETTSGNTGFSIAMVCIIKGYKCILAVSDKTKPEKISYLKALGATVYICPANVAADDPRSYYEVAKRIASETPNSVYINQYFNELNIDAHYQTTGPEIWEQTEGKVTHLFACTGTGGTLSGSGKFLKEKNPDIKIIGVDADGSILKTYHETGEIHKEDVHPYQIEGMGKNLIPAALLFDKIDEFVRVNDEMSAYRTREIALKEAIMGGYTTGAVTQALIQYSQSHELTKDDMIVLIFPDHGSRYITKVYSDKWMAEQGFVNNCVHNYDEVFKTEFIK; encoded by the coding sequence ATGAGTAATGTTTACGATAATATTCTTGGCCTAATAGGAAATACTCCTATGGTGAAGCTTAATACTGTTACAAAAGATATTCCTGCAACCGTTTATGCCAAGTTAGAATCATATAATCCTGGACATTCCACAAAAGATAGAATAGCACTTCATATTATAGAAAACGCTGAAAAAAAAGGTTTATTAAAGGAAGATTCCGTAGTTGTAGAAACTACGTCAGGAAATACCGGGTTTTCTATTGCGATGGTCTGTATTATTAAAGGATATAAATGTATTCTGGCAGTAAGCGACAAGACAAAGCCTGAGAAAATTTCTTACCTAAAGGCATTGGGCGCTACGGTATATATTTGTCCGGCCAATGTTGCAGCAGATGATCCAAGATCGTATTATGAGGTAGCTAAAAGAATAGCTTCAGAGACGCCAAATTCAGTTTACATCAATCAGTATTTCAATGAATTGAATATTGATGCACACTACCAGACTACGGGTCCTGAAATTTGGGAGCAGACAGAAGGAAAGGTAACCCATCTTTTTGCCTGCACTGGAACAGGTGGAACATTATCAGGTTCGGGTAAATTTTTAAAGGAAAAAAATCCGGATATCAAGATCATCGGCGTAGATGCGGATGGATCTATTCTGAAAACGTATCATGAAACCGGAGAAATCCATAAAGAAGATGTACATCCTTATCAGATCGAAGGAATGGGAAAAAATCTGATTCCTGCAGCCCTTCTTTTTGACAAAATAGATGAATTTGTAAGGGTAAATGATGAGATGTCTGCTTACAGAACCCGTGAAATAGCGCTTAAAGAAGCTATTATGGGAGGATATACCACAGGAGCGGTAACACAGGCGCTTATCCAGTATTCCCAATCTCACGAGCTGACCAAAGATGATATGATAGTCCTTATATTCCCGGACCACGGGTCAAGGTATATCACCAAAGTTTATAGTGATAAATGGATGGCTGAGCAAGGTTTCGTAAATAACTGTGTACATAATTACGATGAAGTTTTCAAAACTGAATTCATTAAATAA
- a CDS encoding aminotransferase class I/II-fold pyridoxal phosphate-dependent enzyme yields MDIFERIKENPGPLGQFADYGEGYFIFPRLEGPIGPRMQFQGREVIFWSANDYLGLCNHPEVIEADAKAAAEYGMFYPMGARAMSGETDQHLQLEKELAEFVQKESAYLLNFGYQGMVSTIDALVSRNDVIVYDVDSHACIVDGVRLHSGKRFTYRHNDIESLEKNLQRATKVAEENGGGILVITEGVFGMRGQQGKIKEICDLKSKYNFRLLVDDAHGFGTLGKTGAGAGEEQGCQDQIDVYFSTFAKSMAGFGAFIAGDKEIIRYLKFNLRSQIFAKSLTMPMVIGGLKRLELLRTRPEIKAKLWENTYKLQNGLKERGFNIGDSNTCVTPVMMQGTPVEATLLVKDLREIYGIFTSVVVYPVIPKGMILLRLIPTASHTDAEINETLAAFEAIHDKLVSGHYKEQEQKLLQEQGLSFKPI; encoded by the coding sequence TTGGATATTTTTGAAAGAATAAAAGAAAATCCGGGACCTCTTGGACAGTTTGCAGATTACGGCGAAGGCTATTTTATTTTCCCGAGACTGGAAGGACCTATTGGTCCGAGAATGCAGTTTCAGGGAAGAGAAGTGATTTTCTGGAGTGCCAATGACTATCTGGGACTATGCAACCACCCTGAGGTGATAGAAGCTGATGCCAAAGCGGCTGCAGAATATGGAATGTTCTACCCTATGGGTGCCAGAGCGATGTCCGGAGAAACAGATCAGCACCTTCAGCTGGAAAAAGAACTGGCAGAATTTGTACAAAAAGAATCAGCATATTTATTGAATTTCGGTTATCAGGGAATGGTTTCTACCATTGATGCTCTCGTCAGCAGAAATGATGTGATCGTTTATGATGTGGATTCTCACGCCTGTATCGTAGACGGTGTAAGACTTCACTCAGGAAAAAGATTTACCTACAGACATAACGATATTGAAAGCCTTGAAAAGAACCTTCAGAGAGCCACTAAGGTAGCTGAAGAAAACGGAGGCGGTATCCTTGTGATTACAGAAGGAGTTTTCGGGATGAGAGGCCAACAGGGAAAAATCAAAGAAATCTGCGATCTTAAATCCAAATATAATTTCAGACTTTTAGTAGATGATGCCCATGGATTCGGTACTCTTGGGAAAACAGGAGCCGGAGCTGGTGAAGAGCAGGGATGTCAGGATCAGATTGATGTCTATTTCTCTACTTTCGCTAAATCTATGGCCGGTTTCGGAGCATTCATTGCAGGAGATAAAGAAATCATCAGATATTTAAAATTCAATCTAAGATCTCAGATCTTTGCAAAATCTCTTACCATGCCTATGGTTATCGGAGGATTGAAAAGACTGGAACTTTTAAGAACAAGACCTGAAATTAAAGCTAAACTTTGGGAAAATACCTATAAGCTTCAGAATGGTCTTAAGGAAAGAGGATTCAATATCGGGGACAGTAATACCTGTGTAACTCCTGTTATGATGCAGGGAACTCCGGTAGAAGCTACCCTTCTTGTAAAAGATTTAAGGGAAATTTACGGAATTTTCACTTCTGTAGTTGTATATCCGGTTATTCCGAAGGGAATGATCCTGTTAAGATTAATTCCTACAGCTTCCCATACGGATGCGGAAATTAATGAAACACTGGCGGCTTTTGAAGCCATTCACGATAAATTAGTAAGTGGTCATTACAAAGAGCAGGAACAGAAACTGCTGCAGGAGCAGGGTTTAAGTTTTAAGCCGATCTAA
- the kdsA gene encoding 3-deoxy-8-phosphooctulonate synthase — MIQYLDNIHHKDSKNFFLIAGPCIIEGEDMALRIAEKVISLTDKYNIPYIFKGSFKKANRSRVDSFTTIGEEKSLEILKKVGETFNIPTTTDIHENEHAALAAQYVDVLQIPAFLVRQTDLLVAAAETGKCVTLKKGQFLSPESMKFAVQKITDSHNQKVAIIERGNSFGYTDLIVDYRGIPTMREYAPVILDVTHSLQQPNQSSGVTGGRPDLIETVAKAGIAVGADGIFIETHPTPETALSDGANMLRLDLLEDLLQKLTRIRESIL, encoded by the coding sequence ATGATCCAGTATTTAGATAATATTCATCACAAAGATTCAAAAAACTTTTTCCTTATTGCCGGCCCATGCATCATTGAAGGCGAAGACATGGCATTGAGAATTGCAGAAAAGGTAATCAGCCTGACCGACAAATACAATATTCCCTATATTTTCAAAGGAAGCTTTAAAAAAGCGAACAGAAGCCGGGTAGATTCTTTTACCACCATCGGTGAAGAAAAATCCCTTGAAATCCTTAAAAAAGTAGGGGAAACCTTTAATATTCCTACCACTACGGATATTCATGAAAATGAGCATGCTGCCTTGGCTGCGCAATATGTGGATGTACTGCAGATCCCAGCTTTTCTGGTACGTCAGACCGATCTTTTGGTGGCTGCGGCAGAAACCGGGAAATGTGTAACCCTGAAAAAAGGACAGTTCCTTTCTCCGGAATCCATGAAATTTGCAGTGCAGAAGATTACAGATTCCCACAACCAGAAAGTGGCTATTATTGAAAGAGGAAATTCATTCGGATATACGGATCTTATTGTGGATTACAGGGGTATTCCTACCATGAGGGAGTATGCACCGGTTATTCTGGATGTTACCCATTCTTTACAGCAGCCTAACCAGAGTTCAGGGGTTACAGGCGGAAGGCCAGACCTTATTGAAACGGTGGCTAAAGCAGGAATTGCAGTAGGGGCGGATGGAATTTTTATTGAAACCCATCCTACACCGGAAACGGCTTTATCAGATGGTGCGAACATGCTAAGACTAGATTTACTGGAAGATTTGTTACAGAAATTAACAAGAATCAGAGAATCCATTTTGTAA
- a CDS encoding glycosyltransferase family 117 protein codes for MKNWTFKQWNTVLGWVIFVIAFFTYLSTIEPNFSFWDCGEYISSAVKLEVTHAPGAALFQIVGAVAAIFALGKGENYSIVINAMSALFSALTILFLFWTITHFVRRLLNKDFDEITKHQEISILFAGAVGALCFTFSDTFWFSAVEGEVYSMASMFIALLVWLITKWENEYLAKDSERWIILIFFVLGLSVGVHMMGMLAVPAVCLVYYARNYKFTWKNFIWANAITLGILIIVFKIIFPLIMTMFGRLEIFFVNGLGLPFHSGTIAAFILMTAACFFMIKYARKAKKNIYQTAALSVVYMIIGFSCWMVIPIRANANPPMNLNDPDTAIGMLDYYNREQYGDWPTIYGQNYTAFLDANGIEKNEDGSFKTQKTGEIYEKDEKTGTYRKTGDRFNYIFSKSQVSLMPRMFNEDKDVMANYISMYGAPDFTFNYGNEDVADNPQAKQIFDELRTKYEDKSITAADYLKVKPYNLINVQKPSLAQNMDYFITFQNGYYFVRYLMWNFVGRQNDLEGNMENTKGNWISGISFIDNALLGNQEKMPAKFQNESTVKFFFLPLILGLIGFFFQLNRDFGRFYALLSLFVLTSVGIIFYTGVKPFEPRERDYAMVGSFYAFAIWIGLGAGAILWFIQSKVKSNGANIALGVVLLGVPFMMGLQNYNVHDRSNRYTAYDYAYSVLKSLPKNDILFVYGDNDTYPVWAIQETERFRDDVKVVNFTLASTPWNLDQIKRKTYNAAGIPSELTHEDYRDGVNDQIYMMKKEDWEGVFSMLKEQGVPDTQFGAFRKYLTQDSLTLKEAVDFIKFKSPEKDELLKMYFGEEKYEKYNILPVNKFILPVNKENALKAGIITQADLPNVVNQIMITYKGNTLYKNNLIMLDMLANFDWKRPINFSSGGIYDSENIFYLNEYLQFDGFSYRLVPIHTAENADGDMGRVDTNSLYNVVKNFRWGNFKDLNTHFDETATSNIMSYRMSASRAASALALSGQKAKAVELLDLASKEIPAQKFNDPRSLSAMVTGYIIAGQEKKGLQLAEILKKGIFEEYDYYLSLAPADQNFAKRQMRAKPMEYSLVVAAVTDAYNKLGQNEKAYSYLVKSIEPIDKKFNTFIKDLQQMGKEKARDESENVQKITPFYQYLFDVMEPYDSTYSKEKENQITTAIIKVTQ; via the coding sequence ATGAAAAATTGGACTTTTAAGCAATGGAACACCGTTTTAGGATGGGTGATTTTTGTCATTGCATTTTTCACGTACTTGTCGACCATAGAACCAAATTTCAGTTTCTGGGATTGTGGCGAGTACATTTCCTCTGCTGTCAAACTGGAGGTAACGCATGCTCCCGGGGCGGCCTTATTTCAGATCGTGGGTGCTGTGGCAGCCATTTTTGCTTTAGGAAAAGGCGAAAACTATTCGATTGTGATCAACGCGATGTCTGCATTATTCAGTGCGCTGACGATTTTATTCCTGTTCTGGACGATCACTCATTTTGTAAGAAGACTTTTAAACAAGGATTTTGATGAAATCACGAAACACCAGGAAATCTCAATTCTTTTTGCAGGAGCGGTGGGCGCATTATGTTTTACCTTCTCGGATACGTTCTGGTTTTCAGCAGTAGAAGGAGAGGTGTATTCCATGGCGTCTATGTTCATTGCCTTATTAGTCTGGCTGATCACCAAATGGGAAAACGAATATCTGGCGAAGGACAGTGAAAGATGGATTATCCTTATTTTCTTTGTATTGGGACTTTCTGTAGGGGTACACATGATGGGGATGCTTGCCGTTCCGGCGGTATGTCTGGTTTATTACGCAAGAAATTATAAATTCACCTGGAAAAACTTTATCTGGGCGAATGCCATTACCCTGGGAATTCTGATCATTGTATTTAAAATTATTTTCCCATTGATTATGACGATGTTCGGAAGACTGGAAATATTCTTTGTGAATGGTCTTGGACTTCCTTTTCACTCAGGAACCATTGCAGCCTTTATTTTAATGACGGCGGCTTGTTTCTTCATGATCAAATACGCAAGAAAAGCGAAGAAAAATATTTATCAGACTGCTGCATTATCAGTAGTTTATATGATTATCGGGTTCTCATGCTGGATGGTAATTCCTATCAGAGCCAACGCAAACCCTCCGATGAACCTTAACGATCCGGATACCGCCATCGGAATGCTGGATTACTATAACAGAGAGCAGTATGGTGACTGGCCTACAATCTATGGACAAAACTATACCGCTTTCCTGGATGCAAACGGAATTGAAAAGAATGAAGACGGAAGCTTCAAAACCCAGAAAACAGGTGAAATCTATGAAAAAGATGAGAAAACCGGAACTTACAGAAAAACCGGTGACCGTTTCAATTATATCTTCAGCAAATCTCAGGTGAGCCTAATGCCGAGGATGTTCAATGAAGACAAAGACGTAATGGCAAACTATATTTCCATGTATGGTGCTCCTGATTTTACCTTTAATTATGGGAATGAAGATGTGGCAGATAATCCACAGGCGAAACAGATCTTTGATGAACTGAGAACAAAATATGAAGATAAATCCATTACAGCAGCAGATTATTTAAAGGTTAAACCTTACAACCTGATCAATGTTCAGAAGCCTTCACTGGCTCAGAATATGGATTATTTCATCACATTCCAGAACGGGTATTATTTTGTAAGATACCTGATGTGGAATTTCGTGGGAAGACAAAATGACCTCGAAGGAAACATGGAAAACACTAAAGGAAACTGGATCTCCGGGATTTCTTTTATTGACAACGCATTACTTGGAAACCAGGAAAAGATGCCTGCGAAATTCCAGAATGAAAGCACCGTAAAATTCTTTTTCTTACCATTGATCTTAGGATTAATCGGATTCTTTTTCCAGTTAAACAGGGATTTTGGAAGATTCTATGCTTTACTTTCTCTATTTGTTTTAACCAGTGTGGGGATTATTTTCTATACCGGAGTAAAACCTTTTGAACCAAGAGAAAGGGATTATGCGATGGTAGGCTCATTCTATGCTTTTGCCATCTGGATCGGTCTTGGAGCCGGAGCTATTTTATGGTTTATTCAGTCTAAAGTTAAATCGAACGGAGCCAATATTGCTCTGGGAGTTGTTTTATTAGGAGTACCGTTTATGATGGGCCTCCAGAACTATAATGTACATGACAGAAGCAACAGGTATACCGCTTATGACTATGCATATTCCGTATTAAAATCACTTCCGAAGAACGATATCCTGTTCGTTTACGGAGATAATGATACCTATCCGGTGTGGGCTATCCAGGAGACGGAAAGATTCAGAGATGATGTGAAAGTGGTGAACTTCACGCTTGCTTCCACTCCATGGAACTTAGACCAGATCAAAAGAAAAACTTACAACGCAGCAGGAATTCCAAGTGAATTAACGCATGAAGACTACAGAGACGGTGTGAATGACCAGATCTATATGATGAAAAAAGAAGATTGGGAAGGTGTTTTCTCAATGCTGAAAGAGCAGGGCGTTCCGGATACACAGTTCGGGGCTTTCAGAAAATACCTTACACAGGATTCTTTAACATTGAAAGAGGCGGTAGATTTCATTAAATTTAAATCTCCTGAAAAAGATGAACTTTTAAAGATGTATTTCGGGGAAGAGAAATATGAAAAATATAATATTCTTCCGGTGAACAAATTTATCCTTCCGGTAAATAAGGAAAATGCTTTAAAAGCAGGAATCATTACCCAGGCAGACCTTCCAAACGTAGTGAACCAGATTATGATCACTTACAAAGGGAACACTTTATATAAAAACAACCTGATCATGCTGGATATGCTTGCCAATTTCGACTGGAAGCGTCCTATCAACTTCTCATCAGGAGGGATCTACGACAGCGAAAATATTTTCTACCTGAATGAATACCTTCAGTTCGACGGATTCAGCTACAGACTGGTTCCTATTCACACTGCTGAGAATGCAGACGGAGATATGGGTAGAGTAGATACCAATTCTTTATACAATGTAGTGAAAAACTTCAGATGGGGTAATTTTAAAGATTTAAACACCCACTTTGATGAAACCGCTACTTCCAATATCATGAGTTACAGAATGTCAGCCAGCAGAGCGGCTTCGGCACTGGCATTAAGCGGACAGAAAGCTAAAGCGGTAGAACTGCTTGATCTTGCATCCAAAGAAATTCCTGCGCAGAAATTTAATGATCCACGTTCATTAAGTGCTATGGTTACGGGATACATTATAGCCGGACAGGAGAAAAAAGGTCTTCAGCTTGCAGAAATCCTGAAAAAAGGAATTTTTGAAGAATATGATTATTATTTAAGCCTTGCTCCGGCAGACCAGAATTTTGCAAAAAGACAGATGAGAGCGAAACCTATGGAATATTCTCTTGTGGTAGCAGCCGTGACCGATGCTTATAATAAATTGGGTCAGAATGAAAAAGCCTACAGCTACCTGGTGAAATCCATTGAGCCGATTGATAAAAAATTCAATACTTTTATTAAGGATCTTCAGCAGATGGGTAAAGAAAAAGCAAGGGATGAATCTGAAAACGTACAGAAGATCACGCCATTCTACCAGTATTTATTTGATGTGATGGAACCTTATGATTCTACTTATTCGAAAGAAAAAGAAAATCAGATCACCACAGCCATTATTAAAGTAACACAATAA
- a CDS encoding DUF1697 domain-containing protein, with protein MKYCAFLRGVNVKGTNMKMAEVCQVFKDAGMQEVSSVLASGNIVFSSDKKAEDLKNILEKAMSEHFSYDAFLFVKPEEEIKVFWNSIPFEKNEELHIYGFVGNPGVEKVLMAEFEAASKAESEKAQIVEDLFYWQVPKGNTLDSSFGKVLGKKSLKDQFTSRNINTFEKILKKMNG; from the coding sequence ATGAAATACTGTGCTTTTCTCCGCGGCGTCAACGTAAAAGGAACCAATATGAAAATGGCCGAGGTATGCCAGGTTTTTAAAGACGCCGGAATGCAGGAGGTGAGTTCTGTACTCGCTTCAGGAAATATTGTTTTCTCTTCTGATAAAAAGGCGGAAGACTTGAAAAATATTTTAGAAAAGGCGATGTCTGAACATTTTTCTTATGATGCATTTCTGTTCGTAAAACCCGAAGAGGAAATAAAAGTCTTCTGGAACAGCATTCCTTTTGAAAAAAATGAAGAGCTGCATATTTATGGCTTTGTTGGAAATCCCGGAGTGGAGAAAGTTTTAATGGCAGAATTTGAGGCTGCTTCCAAAGCTGAAAGCGAAAAAGCACAAATTGTGGAAGATTTGTTTTACTGGCAGGTCCCGAAAGGAAATACCCTGGATTCTTCTTTTGGAAAGGTCCTTGGAAAAAAGAGCCTTAAAGATCAGTTCACCAGCCGTAATATCAATACTTTTGAGAAGATCCTGAAAAAAATGAACGGATAA
- a CDS encoding LTA synthase family protein: MAKNKNNRLPIYAVVFTVVFKLLFLLTHYIQEDAFITWRVAQNLLDYGVIGFNGATKVSASTTHLYVFVSYLFNLIFGKEYFIEPLLVFNSVLFTIGTLLLAHLTLKNPWHKAIFIFLIGILPPSIKISILGMEYGILFFLEMALLYYGFNKNKKWALIFLPALIMFTRIDTVIFLGIVFLVDIFWNKKIRWNYIFGGILGIVSVLSFNWLYFGELVNNTIVAKKLLYEHDFTFAQNLNYFLVSFGNYWGMLKLPGNFNPVTLIILIFELLCFIYLVRQREKRNYFLWMIFIFGWVKQIIFISQKSLFDWYYWVPQLLLFVPVLIFVLEQKEKRKLWLSLLVVFYIVPMLAFQTVHSIATGNGEWNYRRGIGVFLDAFEKDKKQWILLEPAGYIPYFSGLKTIDEVGLVDKQIQTEIKKDKANYWINTVKNRKPKYLLSYKNLFQGKDALYYQTHYKLMKEFRIKDNLKSDNPVLEKIYRFKPSGTDYNLYIRID; this comes from the coding sequence ATGGCTAAGAATAAAAATAACAGGCTTCCGATCTATGCCGTGGTTTTTACGGTTGTTTTTAAACTTCTTTTTTTACTGACTCATTACATCCAGGAAGATGCGTTCATCACCTGGAGGGTAGCCCAGAATCTGCTGGACTACGGAGTCATAGGATTTAACGGAGCTACCAAAGTTTCTGCTTCCACAACCCATTTATATGTTTTTGTATCCTATCTTTTCAATCTGATTTTCGGGAAAGAATATTTTATCGAACCCCTGCTGGTCTTTAATTCTGTTCTTTTTACAATAGGAACACTGCTTCTGGCCCATTTAACGCTTAAAAACCCATGGCATAAGGCTATTTTTATATTTCTGATCGGAATATTGCCGCCTTCCATCAAGATATCTATCCTCGGAATGGAGTATGGAATTCTTTTCTTCCTGGAAATGGCTTTGCTCTACTATGGCTTCAACAAAAATAAAAAGTGGGCTTTGATTTTTCTGCCTGCCCTGATCATGTTTACAAGAATTGATACCGTTATTTTCCTGGGAATTGTATTTCTTGTCGATATTTTCTGGAACAAGAAGATCAGATGGAACTATATTTTTGGAGGAATTTTGGGAATTGTATCCGTCCTTTCTTTCAACTGGCTGTACTTCGGGGAACTGGTGAATAACACAATTGTTGCCAAGAAACTTCTCTATGAACATGATTTCACTTTTGCACAGAACCTCAATTATTTTCTGGTCAGCTTCGGGAATTACTGGGGAATGCTTAAACTTCCCGGAAACTTCAATCCGGTGACCCTTATTATCCTGATTTTTGAACTTTTATGCTTCATTTATCTGGTACGTCAGAGAGAAAAGAGGAATTATTTCCTGTGGATGATCTTTATTTTCGGTTGGGTAAAACAGATTATTTTTATTTCCCAGAAAAGCTTATTCGACTGGTATTACTGGGTGCCGCAGCTGCTGCTATTCGTTCCCGTCCTTATTTTCGTATTGGAGCAGAAAGAAAAAAGAAAGCTGTGGCTGTCTTTATTGGTCGTATTTTATATTGTTCCGATGCTGGCTTTCCAGACTGTACATTCCATCGCAACAGGAAACGGAGAATGGAATTACCGAAGAGGAATCGGTGTGTTTCTTGATGCTTTCGAAAAAGATAAAAAGCAGTGGATCCTTCTGGAACCGGCTGGCTACATCCCTTATTTTTCAGGATTAAAAACCATTGATGAAGTAGGGCTGGTAGACAAACAGATTCAGACAGAAATAAAAAAAGATAAAGCGAATTACTGGATCAATACCGTAAAAAACAGAAAACCCAAGTATCTTCTTTCCTACAAAAATTTATTTCAGGGTAAAGATGCTCTGTATTATCAGACCCATTATAAACTGATGAAGGAATTCAGGATCAAAGACAACCTGAAAAGCGACAATCCTGTTCTGGAAAAGATCTATCGCTTCAAGCCATCCGGAACGGATTACAACTTGTATATTAGAATTGATTGA
- a CDS encoding DMT family transporter, producing MKFKGYMLGILSSVSFGLIPIFILPLKKAHFSMDITLFYRFLFSALMVGTYLLYSKQGLRINKKEALILAVLGVCYALSSEFLFIGYDYLTPGIASTVLFIYPVMVALIMFFFYKEKLSQLSVLSLLLAFAGVIVLCLKGQGFEINFAGLGVVMLSSIFYALYMVIVNKSRLKVSGFKLSFYSMLFTSVFFMSKASLAGESFAIPSVFVFINFIIFAFLTTVISSLCLVYAIKYIGSTPTAILGALEPVVAVMVSVFMFHEHFTQNLLIGIVLILSGVTLNVIADHRQSKREKKIIKNA from the coding sequence ATGAAGTTCAAAGGTTATATGCTGGGGATCCTGTCGTCTGTTTCATTCGGGCTGATTCCCATTTTCATCCTGCCCCTTAAAAAGGCTCATTTTTCTATGGATATTACGCTGTTCTATAGATTTTTATTTTCTGCCTTAATGGTTGGCACATATTTGCTTTACAGCAAACAAGGTTTGAGGATCAATAAAAAAGAAGCTCTGATCCTTGCCGTTCTGGGAGTCTGCTATGCCCTTTCTTCTGAGTTTTTATTTATAGGCTACGATTATCTTACGCCGGGAATTGCTTCTACCGTTCTGTTTATTTATCCGGTGATGGTGGCTTTGATCATGTTCTTTTTTTATAAGGAAAAACTTTCGCAGCTGTCGGTACTATCATTACTCTTGGCTTTTGCCGGTGTCATTGTTTTATGTCTGAAAGGACAGGGTTTTGAGATCAATTTTGCGGGACTCGGCGTAGTGATGTTGAGTTCCATATTCTACGCGCTTTACATGGTGATTGTGAATAAATCCAGACTTAAAGTATCCGGATTCAAGCTGTCCTTCTACTCTATGCTTTTTACCTCAGTATTTTTTATGAGTAAAGCATCCCTGGCAGGTGAATCTTTTGCGATTCCTTCAGTATTTGTCTTTATCAATTTTATTATTTTCGCCTTTCTTACGACTGTAATTTCCAGTCTGTGTTTAGTGTACGCTATCAAATATATCGGATCAACACCCACAGCCATTTTAGGAGCATTGGAACCCGTAGTTGCCGTGATGGTAAGCGTTTTCATGTTTCATGAACATTTTACCCAGAATCTTCTCATCGGCATTGTCCTTATCCTGTCCGGTGTAACTCTGAATGTTATTGCCGACCACAGACAATCAAAGCGTGAAAAAAAGATCATAAAAAATGCCTGA